One window from the genome of Dermacentor silvarum isolate Dsil-2018 chromosome 5, BIME_Dsil_1.4, whole genome shotgun sequence encodes:
- the LOC119452325 gene encoding uncharacterized protein LOC119452325, with product MRRREFFSRLPIASVAGTQRLSEVVRSALVGFFIAIKMTKRLEQRYCIKFCQKLGDSQVETIRKIETAFGHDAMSSPQMKEWYIRFKDGRTSVESEPRSGQPSTCRNDQVIAEVNAVVMRDRRVTIREIAEEVGITTFSAHPIMVEDLAMKIVAAKFMPKLLTLEQKQLRVEVSQYMLDSTNSDPDFMNTIITGDASWVYGYDPETKSQSSQWKHSTSPRPKKARQVRSNVKVMLTAFFDSRGVVHHEKTVWPHIFIGLGHYVNGDNTFTDCCIMPPTVVMRPAQVATDNSSYQHDLAMVVGSFDMLTSNSTPPVWAISVTMKGRWTVAEAEETPNFLSRCVHDPSAESFGNIAQVCNDPDFERVVNDLQLHSTLTYGDNHSRVFSYDDEYAFREKLCRLKAEHTSIEFGIAVFDLEYEDFSNSCSFANSRGAFSRLKLLRLLIDFFSTKFHDQTDFAACSSLTR from the exons atgCGCAGGCGCGaatttttttcccgcctgccgatagcgtcagtcgctgggacgcagcgtttgagtgaggtagtgcgcagtgctctcgtcggtttctTTATTGCAATTAAAATGACAAaacgactggagcagcgctactgcatcaaattttgccagaaactgggtgacagccaagtggaaaccattcggaagattgaGACGGCTTTCGGTCACGATGCTATGAGCAGTCCACAGATGAAGGAGTGGTACatccggtttaaagacggccgcacatcggtggagagcgagccacgctccggtcagccatcaacatgccgaaatgaccaggtgattgccgaagtgaacgctgtggtgatgcgggaccgtcgtgtgactatccgagaaattgcggaagaggtgggcatcaccACTTTTTCTGCACATCCCATTATGgtcgaagatttggccatgaagatagttgcggcgaaattcatgccgaagctgctcacgctggagcaaaagcaacttcgtgttgaagtctcacagtacatgctggattccacaaacagtgaccccgacttcatgaacaccataatcactggtgacgcgtcttgggtgtacgggtacgacccggaaaccaaatcccagtcgtcacagtggaagcattccacgtcgccaagaccaaagaaggcccgccaagtgcgcagcaacgtcaaagtgatgctgactgctttctttgactcccgcggtgtggtacaccacga GAAAACAGTGTGGCCGCACATATTCATCGGCCTCGGCCACTACGTGAATGGCGACAACACATTCACCGACTGCTGCATCATGCCACCGACCGTGGTGATGAGACCGGCCCAGGTGGCTACCGACAACAGCAGCTACCAACACGACTTG GCTATGGTGGTCGGCAGTTTTGACATGCTGACGTCAAACAGTACACCACCGGTGTGGGCGATCTCTGTCACTATGAAGGGAAGATGGACGGTAGCCGAAGCAGAAGAAACGCCAAACTTTTTGTCCAGGTGCGTGCACGACCCGAGTGCCGAATCGTTCGGAAACATCGCACAG GTGTGCAACGACCCCGACTTTGAACGAGTGGTCAACGACCTGCAGCTACACTCGACGCTGACTTACGGCGACAACCACAGCCGGGTGTTTTCATACGATGACGAATATGCCTTCAGAGAAAAG CTATGCAGGCTCAAGGCGGAGCACACGTCCATAGAGTTCGGTATCGCCGTGTTCGACCTCGAGTACGAAGATTTCTCAAACAGCTGTTCCTTCGCAAACTCGCGCGGGGCCTTCTCCAGGCTCAAATTATTGCGCCTATTGATCGATTTCTTCAGCACGAAGTTTCATGACCAGACAGACTTTGCCGCCTGCTCCAGCCTCACGCGGTGA